TTTCGTTGAAGTTCGACAGTGCAAGCAGCATTAAGTTTGGACTTGCCCTCGGACCCTCCGGCCTGGTTCTAGGCGGGGTCTTGAACGCCAAATCTCAGACTACAATCCTAGCAGTGACAGGTAATCCAGACATCCTTCATAGAGGGAATGTAGACATTGTAGACGCGGCAACACTTGCGCTCGCGTTTGGATCGTCACCTGGTTCTCCCAACTGGAACCCGGCAGCCGACCTGATGAAAGTCGGGCGTGTAGACATTTCAGATGCTGCGCAATTGGCAATATATTTCGACATGCCAGTGCTTTCTTAGCCACTCAAACTCGATTCCCTTCAAGCTCGATGTTGATGCGAGGGCTGAGGCAGAACCACCGCCCCGTGCGACCTTAAACTCTCTTTTTGTTAAACCTACTATGAGTCGCTAACACCCATCGATGATTATGACTGGAAGCTGACTCCACCCAGAACCCCCAAGTAGCGGTTTGCAAACAAGTAATATGACCGCCCCCGCCCTTCCGGGCTAATACAAATGTCAGACTTCGCCAACTCACACATCGACAAGACTTATCGGCCGAAGGAAGAATATCTCTCCCTTCACAGAGATTCTCTACGAAACTTAGAATCATTCTGGGCCACCATTGCCAATCAACTTGTTTGGCATAAAAAATGGACCAAAGTTCTGCAATGGGATCCACCGTTCGCCCAATGGTTCGTCGAAGGAACTCTAAACGCCTCCGAAAATGCGATAGACAGGCATGTGAGATCATCGCGTAGGAACAAGGCGGCCTATCTTTGGGAGGGCGAAAATGGAGAGCGTCGGACAATTACCTATGGCGAGCTCCATCGCGAGGTGAACAAGTTCGCCAGTGTCCTTCAGAACCTCGGTCTCCGGAAGGGCGATACCGTGGCGATCTACATGCCTTTGGTTCCAGAGTTCCCGATTACCTTGCTCGCGTGTTCCAGACTCGGCTTGCCGTTCACCGTCGTCTTCTCAGGGTTCAGCGCGAATGCACTCGCGGAACGTATCCGAGATTGCGAAGCCAAAATCGTCGTCACAGCTGACGGAACCTATCGAAGAGGGAAAGTCTTGGAGTTGAAGACTGTCGTTGATGACGCGGTGAAGGAGTCTCCCAGCGTGAAGCACGTATTGGTCTTCCGTCGGGTTGGAAATGCAGTATCGATGAGAAATGGTCGCGACCACTGGTGGCATGATCTAATGGCGAAGGCTTCTGACTATGTTGCGCCGGTGCATGTTGAGTCGACCCATATTCTCTACATTCTCTACACATCGGGGACGACAGGTAAGCCCAAGGGTATTGCTCACAGTACCGGGGGCTATCTAGTGTTCGCGTATGCGACCCAACAATGGGTGTTTGATGCAAAAGATGAGGATGTTTACTGGTGCACCGCTGACATAGGATGGGTCACAGGACATACCTATGTTGTGTTCGCACCGCTAATGCACGGACTCACTTCAGTAATGTACGAAGGTGCTCTGGACTATCCGGAGCCCGATAGATGGTGGGACATCGTGGAGCGTTATGGTGTTACGATTCTCTACACAGCACCAACAGCGATCCGCTCGCTAATGCGCCATGGAGACAATCTCCCAAGACAACACGATCTTGGCAGCTTACGGTTGCTAGGATCAGTCGGTGAACCGATCAATCCCGCAGCGTGGCAATGGTACTTTGATGTGATAGGAGCGGGGCGATGTCCTATCGTTGATACTTGGTGGCAGACAGAAACTGGTGGGATCATGATCTCACCCAGCCCTAGACTCGGTCTGATCCCATTGAAAGCGGGCTCGGCCACACTTCCCCTACCCGGAATAGAGGCGGATGTCGTCGACGAGAAGGGCAACAGCCTTGCCCCTGGCGAGAAGGGGTTCCTTGTCATCAGAAAACCCTGGCCAGGGATGCTCATGACACTCTACAAGGACCCAGAACGGTATCGACAGATCTACTGGACCCGGTTCCCAGGGCTCTATTATCCCGGAGATTATGCGCTCCGCGACGGAGACGGCTACTTCTGGCTGCTGGGTAGAGCTGATGAAGTGATCAAAGTTGCAGGTCACCGTCTTGGAACAAAAGAGGTCGAAGACGCACTCGTTAGTCATCCCTTAGTGGCCGAGGCCGCTGTTGCAGGAAGACCAGACCCAGTTAAAGGCGAGGCCATTGTTGCGTTTGTCACTTTGAAGAAGATCGCCAATCCTTCCAACGCGCTCTCTGAGGAGTTGAAAAACCACGTTCGGAAAATGATTGGGCCTATTGCAACGCCAGATGCAATCTACTTTGTCCAACTACTCCCAAAAACAAGGAGCGGGAAGATAATGCGACGCGTCATCAAAGCAGTTGCAGCTGGAGGCTTGATCGGCGATCTCTCAACACTCGAAGATGGGGCCTCGGTAGACGAGGTCAAGCAGGCGATCGAGGGGCTTCAACTGACGAGAGGGAGCGTCTAAGGCCTTTCAGAAAACGACTCAATCGAGCGGATCGAGTCGCCCTATAGGATGAAACTGAAGAGCACAAACATTGTCCATAGAGGTAGAGCTATTCCAAGTGCAATGAGAGTGTTTTTCCGAAATATCTTGGAGCCGTCTAGCGGAGGGACTGGTAGCATGTTGAAAGATCCAAGTCCTATGTTTAGTAGAAACCCGAAACTCCCGATGGTTTTGAGGAAACCTGCTGGACCTGAGAAAACCAAGAGTAGGAACCCGATCGCGAATGCGAGGTTGATGAGCGGCCCCGCCGCGGAAATTATCATATTATCTTCCTCCGGGTCAGCAGGTCCGCTACTAGTAGCGTAACCGTAGAACGCGGCTGCTGAGGGGGAAATGTATACTGCGCCGGGAGCGCCGAAGACCAGTCCCCCTCCCGAGATTGTTACGATCGACAGGGTGAGAACGAGTCCCCAGACCCAGAGACGGAAATGGGCGACATACCCCCGCCGTATTGCGACGTACTTGTGTCCCATTTCGTGAAGGATAAATCCAGTCGCCGTGGCGAGAAAACCGGCTGCAACAATAGCGAGACTTCCGGTTCCTATTAGGAGACCAATGAGGCTCTGATATGTGATGGCAACCGAGAGCACGATCCAAGCGACTATGATGGAAAGGATTTCTCCAGAACTGAATTGAGACGACACTAGAGACCGGAGTTAGGGAAGCCCGAATCTCGATATTTCACTTTGCTTCTTGAGACGACGCTGTTGTCTGCGAGTTCAGGGTCCTAGGCCAAGTTGAGCCATAAGACCGAGAACATCGAAATAGATACGGACCTCTCCGATGCGGCCGTGATCGATTCTTGCAATGATCGAGCTTGGTATCTTGAAGCTCTTACCAGTTAGGGGAATCTCTCGAGGTCCAGCATGGATGGGCCCCCTCATGGTTCCACTCTCCTCAACCTCCAAGCATACCCAGTCCTCCTGGCCAAAACTTCGAACCTTCCTAATCTGATAGTCGGGGAACATTCTGAACAGGCCTTTCCACATCTTATCCAGGGCGGGCCGCCCTT
This window of the Candidatus Bathyarchaeia archaeon genome carries:
- a CDS encoding ester cyclase, which produces MQTTITDNLKLVERAWVDSINRRSQEDFLDLHGESVALYDPTLGSLKGRPALDKMWKGLFRMFPDYQIRKVRSFGQEDWVCLEVEESGTMRGPIHAGPREIPLTGKSFKIPSSIIARIDHGRIGEVRIYFDVLGLMAQLGLGP
- the acs gene encoding acetate--CoA ligase, which translates into the protein MSDFANSHIDKTYRPKEEYLSLHRDSLRNLESFWATIANQLVWHKKWTKVLQWDPPFAQWFVEGTLNASENAIDRHVRSSRRNKAAYLWEGENGERRTITYGELHREVNKFASVLQNLGLRKGDTVAIYMPLVPEFPITLLACSRLGLPFTVVFSGFSANALAERIRDCEAKIVVTADGTYRRGKVLELKTVVDDAVKESPSVKHVLVFRRVGNAVSMRNGRDHWWHDLMAKASDYVAPVHVESTHILYILYTSGTTGKPKGIAHSTGGYLVFAYATQQWVFDAKDEDVYWCTADIGWVTGHTYVVFAPLMHGLTSVMYEGALDYPEPDRWWDIVERYGVTILYTAPTAIRSLMRHGDNLPRQHDLGSLRLLGSVGEPINPAAWQWYFDVIGAGRCPIVDTWWQTETGGIMISPSPRLGLIPLKAGSATLPLPGIEADVVDEKGNSLAPGEKGFLVIRKPWPGMLMTLYKDPERYRQIYWTRFPGLYYPGDYALRDGDGYFWLLGRADEVIKVAGHRLGTKEVEDALVSHPLVAEAAVAGRPDPVKGEAIVAFVTLKKIANPSNALSEELKNHVRKMIGPIATPDAIYFVQLLPKTRSGKIMRRVIKAVAAGGLIGDLSTLEDGASVDEVKQAIEGLQLTRGSV